Proteins from a genomic interval of Bacteroidota bacterium:
- the purN gene encoding phosphoribosylglycinamide formyltransferase — protein sequence MKNIAIFASGAGSNAEAIIQHFSNHKDIRVALIVTNNASAGVLKVAAKHKIISSIVSIKGLQNEKLMRGMFTAQQIEFVVLAGFLKMIPDYLLEVFRGRMVNIHPALLPAYGGKGMYGMKVHDLVIANEEKESGITIHYVNDRYDEGEIILQKTVDIAKSDTPKTLAEKIHKLEHAWYPKTIEKLLSSDYLHQPVMQSVI from the coding sequence ATGAAAAACATAGCAATTTTCGCCAGTGGTGCCGGCTCCAATGCCGAAGCCATTATTCAACATTTTAGCAATCATAAAGACATCCGCGTAGCACTGATTGTAACCAATAACGCCTCAGCCGGAGTATTGAAGGTAGCGGCTAAGCACAAAATTATTTCTAGCATTGTGAGCATAAAAGGTTTGCAAAACGAAAAACTAATGCGGGGTATGTTTACCGCCCAGCAGATTGAATTTGTGGTCCTTGCCGGCTTCTTGAAAATGATCCCCGACTATCTTTTAGAAGTGTTTCGCGGACGGATGGTAAATATCCATCCTGCCTTACTGCCCGCTTATGGCGGCAAGGGAATGTATGGGATGAAGGTACATGACCTGGTGATTGCCAACGAGGAGAAAGAATCAGGTATTACGATTCATTATGTGAACGACCGATATGATGAAGGAGAGATTATTCTTCAGAAAACTGTTGACATTGCAAAGAGCGATACTCCGAAAACATTAGCTGAGAAAATCCACAAGCTGGAACATGCTTGGTATCCGAAGACCATCGAAAAGCTATTGTCTTCAGACTATCTACATCAGCCGGTGATGCAATCGGTCATTTAA
- the dusB gene encoding tRNA dihydrouridine synthase DusB produces the protein MVKIGHIELPDRPLLLAPMEDVSDPPFRHLCKKYGADMLYTEFISSDGLIRDAHKSVKKLDIFDDERPVGIQIFGGEEGPMMRSAEIVEAARPELLDINYGCPVKNVVCRNAGAGILRDIDKMITLTAAVVKATKLPVTVKTRLGWDDNSIRIVEVAERLQDVGVQALSIHCRTRHQLYKGKADWSWIAKVKENSRLHIPVFGNGDVNTPEKALEMMNTYGADGVMIGRAAIGYPFIFREIKHYFATGEYRSPPSLEERMDACKTHLLRSIEWKGQKLGILEMRRHYAPYFAGLPNVKTFRSRLVTSEDMKEILDILSEMETIYSNNESIVGLSAMTKLAYEGLDG, from the coding sequence GTGGTTAAAATTGGTCATATAGAGTTGCCAGATCGGCCCTTGCTTTTAGCACCGATGGAAGATGTGAGCGATCCGCCTTTCCGTCATCTTTGCAAAAAGTATGGAGCCGACATGCTTTATACTGAATTTATTTCCTCTGATGGACTCATTCGTGATGCGCACAAGAGCGTCAAGAAGCTCGACATCTTCGATGATGAACGACCGGTAGGCATACAAATCTTTGGCGGCGAAGAAGGCCCCATGATGCGCAGTGCTGAAATTGTGGAAGCTGCCCGTCCTGAATTGCTAGACATCAATTATGGCTGTCCGGTCAAGAATGTAGTTTGCCGCAATGCAGGTGCCGGGATTTTAAGGGACATTGATAAAATGATCACCTTGACCGCCGCTGTGGTGAAAGCCACGAAGTTGCCGGTCACGGTGAAAACACGTTTAGGTTGGGACGACAATTCAATTCGTATAGTGGAAGTAGCAGAAAGGTTACAAGATGTGGGTGTTCAGGCGCTGTCTATTCACTGTCGCACTCGCCATCAGCTATACAAAGGCAAGGCTGACTGGAGTTGGATTGCGAAAGTGAAAGAAAATTCACGCTTACATATTCCTGTGTTTGGCAATGGAGATGTAAATACTCCTGAAAAGGCGCTGGAGATGATGAACACCTATGGAGCAGACGGAGTGATGATAGGTCGGGCCGCCATAGGCTATCCGTTCATCTTCCGTGAAATCAAACATTATTTCGCCACCGGTGAATATCGCTCTCCGCCTTCTCTGGAAGAGAGAATGGATGCCTGCAAAACCCACTTGCTAAGAAGCATAGAATGGAAGGGGCAAAAACTGGGTATCCTCGAAATGCGCCGTCACTACGCCCCCTACTTTGCCGGACTTCCGAACGTAAAAACATTCCGTTCTCGCTTGGTTACTTCCGAAGATATGAAAGAGATTCTTGACATTCTTTCTGAAATGGAAACTATTTATTCCAACAACGAAAGTATAGTTGGTTTATCAGCGATGACAAAATTGGCTTACGAAGGGCTAGATGGATAA